CGTTCGTAATGCTGGtggtaaatatttaataattaatatatatatatatatatatattaatgaaaatgattaaaaaaagaaagaaataaataaataaaaaataaaagaaaatcaatgaaatatttatacgtgtTACGGTTTAGACGCTGCCTCGATAGACGTAGCCAGTCATCGTGGTGGTAATCCTTCTATAGGAGAAGCATCATTATCATTGGGTAGCGGCAGCCAATTGGAAAAATTGGGCCGAGAAAATGATCGTGAGAGCGCGAGCAATGTTGCTCTAGCTGGTACCAGTCTAGCAGGAAGTATAGCTTCTAGCGTTCTTCCCGGTGGTCAGAGgtatcatataattaaatgataatattatttctttttaaatattaataattaattttttttctacatgtatatgtgtatatgtatatatgtatatatatatattttttttttcaattttttttttctctctctttatagatTGGAAGTCCAGGCAGATGTAACTTCAACGCAAAGATGTAGTTTATGCAGCGAAACAGCATCGGCTGCTACAAGCCTATCCGAAAAGTCTGTAAATGCTTCTATAGCTCTCGACGATGGAGCAGCATCGACTAGAGCATTATCAGGTTCTGTTCTTAACTTCaaggtatataattataattgaatgaTAAAGTAATCATtagatttgatttattatttattatatttgatttttttcgcATTGTTCTTGAATGATTGTATCGAACACGTTAGATGGACAGTAACTCGATTAGCGGTGGTAGAAGTACTGAGGGAGATCATACAGGAAATTCTAATACCGGAGGTCATATGGACTCAGCTGGGCAAGCAACTTCTTTGAGTTCTTTAGAGGAGGTAGTACCGGGTTTAGCTAAACGTACGCGTCGCAAACCTCCATTGGATCGGCAGCATAGCGATTCGAGCAATTGGACCGTATGTGGTGAAGATGGTGGATCTGAACGTGTACGGTTCGACGATCACGTTAGTTTTATTGAAGCGGATAGAGACCAAACCAGTACTGGAGCACAGTGCAATGCCAATAATAGGACTGGTGGTAGACGGAAACGAAATAAAGAGGTAGAACAGGATTTAGAAACTCAAAAGCTATCAAAGTACGTTTTATCATCGGTTTAATAATCAtcgataagattattattttattaattaattagttataatattattcttcatATTCGTAGGAAttcaaataaagaattaaataatgatacttCGATCGAGGATCATCCATCCATAGAACGCATTAACGTTGCTACATTgagaaatgttttctttcataGTTCGACGGTATCTACGGATCGTGAAAAGAGATTATCGGTAATAGAAGAACCGATCCCCGTTGTATTACAAAATTCTGGAAGTAGTCATGCATTTGCTCCTTGCGACGAGGAACGTATTAGGAACGAAAGTTCACAGTcttaaagagaattaaaaaaaaaaaaaaaaaaaaaaaaaaaggaaaaaaaaaaaaagaagaaaaaaagaaaaaaaagaaagaaaaataatgataagaaaaaaataaaaaacaagaaacgaaataaaaataatacaaaacaaaggaaaaaaaaagagaaatagaaaaattaacaaagaaggaataaaaagaaggaataaaaaggaaaaaaaaaacaagatatatattgagaaaaaacgaagactGAGTACGAATGTAGCAATATACATACGTCTCTCGAAGTATctggatatatatacatatacatatatatatatacatatatatatatatatatatatatatatatatatatatatatatatataggatgcGTATTTACATATGCACCAATTTAGTGCATAatgtatgataataatacgcAAATTTAATCACGTAATTTGTACAGTCATGTACACAAAACGTATcactataataatactatacgCGTAATGCAGGGAGcaggaaatgagaaagaaagaaagaaagaaagaaagaaagaaagaaagaaaaaattaataatcgattttttgcAATAAATAGTACCATCTTCTCCCCCTCACCCCCTGTGCAGTTGTACACTATCGTACCTGCATgtgttatgtatttatatatatacgtctgtgtatatacttataattgcAATCCAGAGTTTAGAAATGATGAAAGTCATAATCTCATGtggtatttttattgtatgcCCATATATATCCCGGATCGAGTATAAGTTTTATAcctgacaaaaaaaaaaaaaaaaaaaacaaaaaaaaaatgaaaaacaaaacattaCGTATTTCGTTACTCGACGATTGAATTGATTATAAGGATTTATTACTTCAATTTTGTTGTAGCTTTATTTCTAATTCACGATTcagaataatttctctttttgattaagaaaataagcaagattatgtatgtatatacgatcaTCCAAAATgagttttatattaaaaataggaTAAACTTTGCATTTTAGAGCTaaactttcctttctttttttctctattttttttttttttttttttttttttttttttacacatgtACCAGAAgatctttttcattaacgatctgtgtttattttcttcgctcatgtgtcttttttcttttctttcttgactATGACATCACTtggattttaattttgatcattCCCATTTTACAGAATCTTTTGTGATCTGGTAATGATGAAAGTAACtccataatttttaatcttaagGAGGTATTGTAGATATGcctttatacatacatacacacacacacacacacacacacacacacacacatatatatatatatatacatatatatatatatatatatatacacatatatacatcatattATATGCTATTCTTTAaaggtatatttatatatacatagaattataaattcttttattagtattttgcattttcttttattatagctttatctctttcttatattataacatCAGTGCGCAGTATAATCTCGTTTTGCTTTTTAATAGGATCAATATTTACGTGGATATTTCTTGCctataaatttatactttaattatatatatatataaaacagcaGAGAGTGATTTTAGATAAAAGAACAGAGGTATTGTGTATAAGGGGTAGTGtctattaataatgaaatgataagtattatattataaaaatgaaagatatgctttatataatatcatttgataattattctcCGTATAGAAACATACATTTCCGAAtgtatttacaataatttaatactgaatttactaatattatttctataccATTTACAGATTTTGGAAGTGCTGTGCCATAACTTCaaacttttctctcgttcgcacgtatttacttttcttcttttcttctcttttattttcttttatatataaaaatttgactTCTCgcaaatgtttaaaaatagagggaaaaaaaaaaaaaacgtttagAATATTAAAACGAGTGAAACTACCAGTTTGTtccgataaagaaaatttgagtTACTATATACATTATGACTGAAATATCGATTAAGTATCACTAAAATATAACATtcaattgtattaataatacactTTTCACAATGGCCatttaaaagattaagaaTTTGCATACCCTAATATCTGTATTTCATCATTAACATATAGCAGGACACTTGTCTTTTAGtctcatataaaattatcattcataGCATGTATAATTCGATATTTGACACtcatatttgttaaaaatattgaaagataataatgtatgGACAAAAGTTATAAGACCTGGAAGTTTTACATAGTGCAAGctctaatataataagataatagatAGCAAAATATGTGTAAAATTAAAGGTATACTGTGCAAtgtaattaaagaataattttaaaatacaatgAGTAATCaaagtttattttcaattaattttcttatgcGTTTAATTCATATGttataacgtaatatatataaaatgagtaaggtactatataaaaaaaaaatttttttttcataataataacatcttacaattttaattgtacaagtatattttttaatttcattgactATAATGATCTGCTTAAAAATAATGgtgatttttttaataactcaTCTACCTTTAACTTAAATAATTCACTCTGAATAGGTTCGTTCAATTGACAAAGAGGATTCTTTACAACATATTCCAAATATAcctgagaaaaataatagtgtatttaataaatatattagagattaaaatttcattcttgatatatatattttaattatataattatttacctcACGATACAATTGTTGCAACAATTCTCTTGCATTTTGTGTTGCATTGTCTGTATTTAAAACGAACTTTAAGCCAGATGGTGTTTCAAAATAATGTAGAGTATATTTACttgttttataatacaaaaatccTTCCTTTGGATCCAACGGTGATATTTTACTTACAAAAGACTTTATAGAGAATAACATTCCATACATTAATTTTGCTtcctaaaattaaaattaaaaaacatataaataaatataaaaaaatcctctcattaaaaattattcattaaatattatttattaattttaaaagaaaaaatgatatatatatattaaaatttttcatatatatatatatgaaaagttttaaccttataatatttttcaattaaccAAATAGACATATTTCAAAACATACCTCTTCTTTTGTAATTCCAGATTTATTTAGTCTATTCCATTCAGCGTAATATAGTAACAAGCcatttcttgaaaatatatacaaattgtgAATTGTCATAATCGTATGTATCAAGATGCACCTAAGTGCAATCCTTTCTGTTTatctattatctttctttctctttaaaaattcGGTGCTTCCATCTCGTGTTCGAATGCAtgcaattatatttcattcttctATCGTACCTGAAATAGTCCAAAGGATGAATATACGTATTATCTACAGTAGtgaatttcattgattaaaaaatgcCTATATCGTCGACAAGATGGCACCACGTGAAAAATACTTAAAACAGctgattttcattttatcaataatacaattaattatacaattttctatatcaaattcatttaaatatacttttaaacgTAATATTCAAATACACGAAAGATTTAAAACTATTATTTGTTAAGATTATTCGTTACCGATAGTTCTTACACCTTTGAGATGCAACCCTTTCTTCATCAAAAGAACGATGTATCGATACGCGAGATGGCATTACTTAAACTTAAGTGTTTCCCGACAGCGAATTTAATTTCACTCGAcataaattaaagtaaaatacaATGGATAACTTTTACAAATCGAACACATAGATTtggataatagaaaaaaaaaaaaccaaaaaaaaaaaaaaaggagagataaaaaaaatacgtaatttaaaaatgtacaattatttgtttcatgagatatataatatacagatttgtatagtaaatattttatgtgttccgtgatgtaataaaaattttaagatacAATTAACAAACAATACAGATTTACGAAGCAAAAAAACGAATTATAGACCAACGTTAGATAGCTTTTTGTATCAGATTCTTTAATCATTGATCGTCCTAAAGTCGTATCCGTTAAGGGGAAACGAATCGTCAAAAGTAACGTCGTAGGAACGACGGTAAAACGGATAGCATTCCATTTCCAAGTACAGAGCATTCGCTCTGACGATTATCGTTTTCAAGCgcttttattatcgtagaGCAAAAGTTTCACGGTTCTATTAAATTCACTGTatcgtgtgtatgtgtctctctctctctctctctctctctctctctctctctctctcttttagatctaaaaggaataaaaaaaaaaaataaaaaaaaaaagaagaaaaaaaaaaaggaataaaaccTCTAAGCTCACAAAGTTACTGAATCTTTAATGCTTGTTCCGCTGTACATTAATTACACATGcataaacgataaaagagaataatatttcttcctatctctttctctctctctctctctctctctctctctctctctctctatatcttttttctctttttttctcattttttttttttttttttttctttttatttgtctcctttaaaaataaaaaacatatttaacaAGAAGACTATTATTGTTGTTTGAcaaagttatttatatatatatatatatatatatatactatattgtTTCGCATGAACGAGAGTCCCTATTTCTTTAGAGCAACTACCTGTTACGTTAGAAATGCATGCAGTTGTCTCAATTGGTAACAGTATTTTGACGATCtaagagaaacgaaatcaTTAGCATCGTGTTTACCTCTTAGTTCGTTGGTTCCTTGTTTATCTCATTTTAACTGTTTCAAGTATTTCCCATAGATTGGTAAACGGAAGAACTAACTTCGTACGCGTGACATAACATTTGCATATCGATCCGTAACCGTAAGATATTATCCTtagtcattttatttctttggtatttaattttaaaacggAGGATTTTTCCAAGATTAACGtgatttacaaataatattatttcgaaagatttacaaattggtattattatcttttcaaacaGATTAAtgtctattaattttataacatgAAATTCATATGAGAATggaatatatctttttttttttttaagatatattttctaagaaaagaaaaaaaaaaaaaaaaaaaaaaaaaaagaaaaaaaaatgttatattaaacGATGGTTATTGTTAGTCCAAGAaggatacaatttttttttttttcgttctttttttctttttttttctttctttctttctttctttctttcttttttttttttttttttttttagatcaggCATAccctttcttatattttatatatatatatatatacgcatattcatgtat
This DNA window, taken from Vespa velutina chromosome 12, iVesVel2.1, whole genome shotgun sequence, encodes the following:
- the LOC124953230 gene encoding trafficking protein particle complex subunit 1 → MTIHNLYIFSRNGLLLYYAEWNRLNKSGITKEEEAKLMYGMLFSIKSFVSKISPLDPKEGFLYYKTSKYTLHYFETPSGLKFVLNTDNATQNARELLQQLYREVYLEYVVKNPLCQLNEPIQSELFKLKVDELLKKSPLFLSRSL